The following is a genomic window from Oligoflexus sp..
CGAAGCAGATCTTCGATCAGGAAGGCTATAAGGTTCCTGGTGGCAACGCCAAGACACCGAAGCTTGCCGAGATGCTGCCCATCGTTCCCGCGATGCTGCTCGATAAAACCAAAGGCTGCTATCCCGCACCGGAAGCCATCCTGGAAACAGCTGTGGAATCCCTGCATGTGGATGTCGATACCGCTTTGCGGATCGAAAGCCGCTACTTCGCGAAACTGGCCACGGGTCAGGTTGCGAAGAATATGATCTCGACCTTCTGGTTCCAGCTGAATGCGATCAAAGCCGGGGAAAGCCGTCCCAAGGATTTCCCGAAACAAAAATTCCAGAAAGTGGCGGTGCTCGGTGCCGGCATGATGGGCGCGGGCATTGCCTACGCTGCGGCGAAAGCAGGCATCGAAGTTTATCTGAAAGACGTGAGTATCGAAGCCGCGGAAAAAGGCAAACAGTATTCCGCGAAACTTCTGGATGGCCGCCTGAAAAAAGGCCAGATCACCGAAGCCGACAAGGCCGCGTTCCTGGAACGCATCAAGCCGGTTGATAACTATGAAGCACTCGCCAACTGTGAACTGGTCATCGAAGCGGTCTTCGAAGATCGTCAGGTGAAAAAGGACGTCACGGAAAAGACCATAGCCGTTCTGCCGAAGAATGCGATCATGGCCTCGAACACCTCGACGCTGCCGATCACCAGTCTGGCCAAGGCTTCGCCCTATCAGAATCAATTTATCGGTCTGCACTTCTTCTCGCCTGTCGACAAGATGCAGCTGGTCGAAATCATCCTGGGCGCGGAAACCTCGCCGGAAACTCTGGCCCGCAGCTTCGATTTCGTACGGCAGATCGATAAGATCCCCATAGTGGTGAATGACAGCCGCGGGTTCTATACCTCGCGCGTCTTCGGACTCTTCACCCAGGAAGGCATCGCGATGCTGGCCGAAGGTCAGGCTCCGATGGCCATCGAGCGCGCGGCTCTGCAGGCCGGCATGCCGGTCGGTCCCCTGGCTGTGTCCGATGAAGTCAGTCTCTCGCTCTTTGATCTGGTGCGCAAAGCCACCGAAGCGGACCTTGCCAAACAAGGCAAGCCCGCACCGAAACACCCGGCGAATGCCGTGGTCGACCGCATGCTTCATGAATTCGGACGCAAAGGCAAGGCCGCCGGCGCCGGATTTTATGAATATCCGAAAGATGGGAAGAAATATATCTGGCCTCAACTGAGCAGCCTCTACCAGGGATCACCGCTGCCCTTCCAGGACCTGAAGGATCGACTCCTTTTCATTCAGGCTTTGGAAACCGTCCGCATCTATGAAGAAAAGGTGCTGATGTCGGTCGCGGATGCCAATATCGGCTCGATCTTTGGTTTTGGTTTCGCGCCCTGGAGCGGCGGAACACTGCAGTTCATCAACAGCTATGGAGTGCGTGCCTTCACGATGCGCGCCCATGAGCTGGCGGAACGCTACGGTGAACGTTTCACGCCGCCCAGGCTGCTCATTGAGAAATCTGAACGCAACGAAAAATTTTAAGGAAAGGAGTCACACGTGTTTACGAAGCGAACGATCTACACGCCTGAACATGAAATGTTCCGCGAAAGCTTTAAAAAGTTCCTGCACAAGGAAGTTCTTCCCTATCAGGAAGAGTGGGAAGCCGCTGGCATCATCCCACGCGAAATCTATCAAAAGTGCGGCGAGCAGGGCTTCCTCGTGCCCCAGGCGCCCGAGGAATACGGCGGGCTCGGCATCCACGATTTCCGCTATGAAGCGATCATGCTGGAAGAGCTGGCCTACTACAACGAATTCGGTCTGATGCTGGGCCTGCACAATACGATTTGTGCTCCTTATCTTCTGACCTACGGCAACGAAGAGCAGAAAAAACGCATCATTCCCAAAATCGTCAGCGGTGAAGCGATCCTCGCCGTGGCGATGACCGAGCCCGGTGCTGGTTCGGACCTTGCGGGCATGAAGACTACGGCGGAAGACAAGGGTGATCATTGGGTGCTGAATGGTCAGAAGACCTTCATTTCCAACGGGATCAACTCGGATGTGATTCTGGTCGCGGCCAAAACCGTCCCAGGCAATCCGCATGCGATGGGTATCTTCATCGTCGAGCGCGGTGATATCGGACTGGAGCGCGGCACGCCTTTGAAGAAGATCGGTCTTCTGTCGCAGGATACGGCCGAGCTTTACTTTGAAAATCTCAAGGTGAAGAAAAGCAACGTCCTCGGCGATCCGACCAAGGGTTTCAAATACCTGATGGCCCAGCTGGCCACCGAACGTCTCTCGCTGGCCGTCGGTGCGGTTGCCAACTGCCGCGGCGCCATTGAATCGACCATCAAGTACGTGAAAGAGCGGAACGTCTTTGGCAAGCCGGTTGCGGCCTTCCAAAACACCCAATTCAAACTTGCGGAAATGGCCACCGAAACGGACATCGCCCAGGTTTACGTGGACCGCCTGATCGAAGAGCAAAACAACGGAACGGTAAGTCCCGAGCAGGCCTGTGCGGCCAAGTACTGGACCACGGACCTTGCGTGCAAGGTGATTGACGAGTGTCTGCAGCTGCACGGCGGCTATGGTTATATGAAGGAATATACCATCAGCAAAATGTGGCTGAACGCCCGTATCGGCCGGATCTATGCCGGCGCCAATGAAATCATGAAAACGGTCATCGCCCGTCAGATGCAGCTCTAGGAGAACGTCATGCAGCCCTTCGCTCAGCTTAAGGTTTTGGATTTCACGACCCTTTTACCAGGGCCTTTTGCGACCATGTACCTTGCCGATTGGGGGGCTGATGTTCTGCGTGTGGAAGCTCCCGACCGGGAGGATATGTCGCGGACCATGCCGCCTTTTGTCAAAGGCGTCAGCACCACGCATGCCTTCCTCAACAGGTCGAAGAAGTCGATCGTCCTCGATCTGAAGGAAGCCTCCGCACGCGCGAAGATTCTGGAGCTGGTTCAGGACTATGATGTCATCGTCGAGCAATTTCGTCCGGGGGTGATGGCGCGTCTGGGTCTTGATTACAAGGCTTTGTCCGCCGTCAACCCTCGCGTTATCTACTGCTCGCTCACCGGCTATGGTCAGACCGGCCCTTACGCGGATCGCGCGGGGCACGATATCAACTACGCGGCGCTCAGCGGTCTCGCGGCCATGACAGGGACCAGGGCGAGCGGCCCTGTGATTCACGGGGATCCTGTCTGTGATCTGGCAGGATCCTTTCATACCCTTTTTGGTCTTTTGACGGCGCTTTATCATCGGGAGCGCACAGGGGAAGGCCAGGCTGTGGATATTTCCATCACCGATAGCAGCCTGATGCTATCCGGTCTTTGGCTGTCGATGGGACTCGGCGCGCAGCAGTTCCCTACATGGGAAGGCACGCTGCTGAATGGTGGCTCGTTTTACGGCTACTATAAGACCAGCGATGGCCAATATCTGAGCGTCGGTGGGCTGGAACCCAAGTTCCTGCGTGGATTTTTGGAAGCCATCGAGGCCCTCGATCTTTTAACGGGCGATCTGAGCCGGCCGGATTATCTGATGCGCATGCGGATCGAAATCCAGGCCCGCATTCAGCTGAAGACGCTCGACACCTGGCTTGGGATTTTCTCGAAGCTCGATGTCTGTGTGGAACCCGTTTTAAGCATGGATCAGGTGATCCGTCATCCCCAATTTCAGGCGCGGCAGATGTTTGTCGATGTGCCGGCCGGTTACGGCGGTCAGCAGAAGCAGTTGGGTTCGCCTCTTAAATTCTCGAGCTTCCAGCCTATCTATCGCTTCGTCGGAGCGGCTAAAGGCGCGGACAACGACCTTCTGAAGTAACAGAACCTAACAAGTATGGGCAAGCGGATGTGGGCTCACATGCGATTGTTGTGATACTACTGTCTTAAAGATCCCCTGCTCCCCGGGGGATCTTATTTTGTTTCCCGAAGAATTCCACAAAGCGCGTCACGGCCGGCGGATGAAACCTGCGACTCGGGTAAACGATCCAGCCTTTGGCCGGTTCAAACGCATACTGCGGAAGAACCCGGACCACGCTTTCGGCCTTGAGTTCCTTTTCGATCAGAAACGAGGGCAGTAGACAAAGGCCCTGACCCTGCATCATAAGATCCTTTAAAAAAAGACTGTTATTGACGGCCACAGACGGTTCAAAGACATGCGTATGGGTTCGGCTCCTATGGGTCATGACCCAGCGATTGCGCTGCTTCGCATGGGTATAGGCGAGGCAGCGATGGTCCTTCAGATCCTCGGGCGATTGAATCGCGCCCATCTCCTTCTTATAGGATTTCGAGCAGACGAGATGATGCGGAAACTCGGCGAAAAGACTGGCCACGAGGCTGGAGTCCTTCATCTCGCGCTGGATGCGAATGGCGATATCATAGCCCTCTTCGACCAGATTCACGGTGGCATCTTCCAGATGAAGGGAGATGGATACCTTGGGATAAAGGCGATTGAAGTCTCGGACGACTTTGGATAGCTGGGTCAGGCCATAGGACATGGGCGCCGCGATCTTCAACCGACCCTTGACCTCCTGCGACAGCTGCGAAAATTGCTGATGCACATCCTCAATGTCCTGCAGGATCTTCACGCAGGCTTCATAGTAATGCATTCCGGCTTCGGTCAGCTGCAGCCGCCTTGTGGTTCTTTGCAGAAGCCGAATGCCAAGACTTTCTTCCAGATCCCCCACGATTTTACTGACCGCGGCCGGGGTCAGCTGCAGATCCTCAGCAGCATGGGCCATGACGCCGTGATCAACGACCTTGCAGAAGACGGACATGGATTTGAAGTTCATGAGGCTCCCGATTATTAACGTTTCGTTGAGAGTCCATCAAAATAATAAGCATTTTTGTTGGGAATGAAAGTGACGATAACTGAGGCTATCGGACGCCACCCTAACGGAAGGACACTGACCATGAATCCAAGACTTGCAATCCTGACCTCAGCTTTTCTCTTCGTTCAAATCGCCCACGCCAAGGAACCCGACGTCGGGATCAGTCCCTGGGGCAAGGATGATGAATTGGGACGCTTCAATCTAATGACCGATGCTTCCAGGGCGGCCATCCTGGGGCGCATTCTGGGGGGTAAAAGCTATGACCTCTCGGTCGAGTATTTCATTGGAATGCCCAGCTGGCATGCGATCGGTGACCCACGCTACCAGTTCTGGCTCACTCATACCCCACGAGGCACTGTGATTGACGATCCCATGCAGGTGGGGGACTCGCAGAATCATCATGTCGGGTATACAGGATCGGCGTTTTCCATGTATTCCCATATGGGAACCCACATCGATGCTCTGAATCACTTTGGATTGAACGGCAAAATTTGGAACGGCTTTCGAGCTGATGAATTCTTGGGCGACCGGGGCTGGAAGAAAACCGGCGCCGAGACGATACCGCCGATCATTGCCCGCGGCGTTCTTTTGGATATAGCCGGGCTCCGAGGCGGCGACATGCTGCCGGATCAGTATCGCATCACAAGGCAGGACATCCTGGATGCTCTGAAAAAGCAGAAGATCGCGCTGCAGAAAGGCGATGTGGTTCTGATTCGGACCGGCCGCATGAAGATTTACCAGGATGAGAAGGCC
Proteins encoded in this region:
- a CDS encoding 3-hydroxyacyl-CoA dehydrogenase NAD-binding domain-containing protein, with amino-acid sequence MNDIRLEKDSNQIVTLTFDAQGQSANTMNAAFRDSLRAVTQKIVADKANIKGILLTSAKSTFFAGGDLKELSQIGPEDADKVFAMVEGIKADLRTLETLGVPVVAAINGTALGGGWEIALACHHRLLLNDPKVRIGLPEVSLGLLPGGGGVVRMIRLLGLEQGMPLLMEGKQLAPDAALKMGLVHGLGNSTEDLNEKARQWILANPTSKQIFDQEGYKVPGGNAKTPKLAEMLPIVPAMLLDKTKGCYPAPEAILETAVESLHVDVDTALRIESRYFAKLATGQVAKNMISTFWFQLNAIKAGESRPKDFPKQKFQKVAVLGAGMMGAGIAYAAAKAGIEVYLKDVSIEAAEKGKQYSAKLLDGRLKKGQITEADKAAFLERIKPVDNYEALANCELVIEAVFEDRQVKKDVTEKTIAVLPKNAIMASNTSTLPITSLAKASPYQNQFIGLHFFSPVDKMQLVEIILGAETSPETLARSFDFVRQIDKIPIVVNDSRGFYTSRVFGLFTQEGIAMLAEGQAPMAIERAALQAGMPVGPLAVSDEVSLSLFDLVRKATEADLAKQGKPAPKHPANAVVDRMLHEFGRKGKAAGAGFYEYPKDGKKYIWPQLSSLYQGSPLPFQDLKDRLLFIQALETVRIYEEKVLMSVADANIGSIFGFGFAPWSGGTLQFINSYGVRAFTMRAHELAERYGERFTPPRLLIEKSERNEKF
- a CDS encoding acyl-CoA dehydrogenase family protein, translated to MFTKRTIYTPEHEMFRESFKKFLHKEVLPYQEEWEAAGIIPREIYQKCGEQGFLVPQAPEEYGGLGIHDFRYEAIMLEELAYYNEFGLMLGLHNTICAPYLLTYGNEEQKKRIIPKIVSGEAILAVAMTEPGAGSDLAGMKTTAEDKGDHWVLNGQKTFISNGINSDVILVAAKTVPGNPHAMGIFIVERGDIGLERGTPLKKIGLLSQDTAELYFENLKVKKSNVLGDPTKGFKYLMAQLATERLSLAVGAVANCRGAIESTIKYVKERNVFGKPVAAFQNTQFKLAEMATETDIAQVYVDRLIEEQNNGTVSPEQACAAKYWTTDLACKVIDECLQLHGGYGYMKEYTISKMWLNARIGRIYAGANEIMKTVIARQMQL
- a CDS encoding CaiB/BaiF CoA-transferase family protein: MQPFAQLKVLDFTTLLPGPFATMYLADWGADVLRVEAPDREDMSRTMPPFVKGVSTTHAFLNRSKKSIVLDLKEASARAKILELVQDYDVIVEQFRPGVMARLGLDYKALSAVNPRVIYCSLTGYGQTGPYADRAGHDINYAALSGLAAMTGTRASGPVIHGDPVCDLAGSFHTLFGLLTALYHRERTGEGQAVDISITDSSLMLSGLWLSMGLGAQQFPTWEGTLLNGGSFYGYYKTSDGQYLSVGGLEPKFLRGFLEAIEALDLLTGDLSRPDYLMRMRIEIQARIQLKTLDTWLGIFSKLDVCVEPVLSMDQVIRHPQFQARQMFVDVPAGYGGQQKQLGSPLKFSSFQPIYRFVGAAKGADNDLLK
- a CDS encoding LysR family transcriptional regulator, with the translated sequence MNFKSMSVFCKVVDHGVMAHAAEDLQLTPAAVSKIVGDLEESLGIRLLQRTTRRLQLTEAGMHYYEACVKILQDIEDVHQQFSQLSQEVKGRLKIAAPMSYGLTQLSKVVRDFNRLYPKVSISLHLEDATVNLVEEGYDIAIRIQREMKDSSLVASLFAEFPHHLVCSKSYKKEMGAIQSPEDLKDHRCLAYTHAKQRNRWVMTHRSRTHTHVFEPSVAVNNSLFLKDLMMQGQGLCLLPSFLIEKELKAESVVRVLPQYAFEPAKGWIVYPSRRFHPPAVTRFVEFFGKQNKIPRGAGDL
- a CDS encoding cyclase family protein, with product MNPRLAILTSAFLFVQIAHAKEPDVGISPWGKDDELGRFNLMTDASRAAILGRILGGKSYDLSVEYFIGMPSWHAIGDPRYQFWLTHTPRGTVIDDPMQVGDSQNHHVGYTGSAFSMYSHMGTHIDALNHFGLNGKIWNGFRADEFLGDRGWKKTGAETIPPIIARGVLLDIAGLRGGDMLPDQYRITRQDILDALKKQKIALQKGDVVLIRTGRMKIYQDEKAYMNNPPGMSLDAARHLIEEGGAMIVGADNLSFETFPSEVPGNYVPLHTYLLAQKGAPIIELVFLEELARDRIYEFAFIAGSLKLRGADAAPLRPIALPIRR